Proteins found in one Mycoplasma sp. 1578d genomic segment:
- a CDS encoding thymidine kinase produces MYWKDTKGSLEVITGPMFAGKSAELIKRLTILKIAQVKFLVFKPDFDTRFGNDVIVSRTGSNVKAISIARANDIWKYWDDQIKAIAFDEVHFFDEGIFEVVEKLISKGVRVIVSGLDMDFAGKSFLITSELLAQADYVSKLKAVCMKCFEQASLSYRKVKSKERHLLGDSEYEARCRQCHKVE; encoded by the coding sequence ATGTATTGAAAAGACACTAAGGGTTCACTTGAAGTTATTACTGGACCAATGTTTGCTGGAAAAAGTGCTGAATTAATTAAAAGATTAACAATTTTAAAAATAGCACAAGTAAAATTTTTAGTTTTTAAACCAGATTTTGATACACGTTTTGGAAACGATGTAATTGTTAGCCGAACTGGTTCAAATGTTAAAGCCATATCAATCGCTAGAGCAAATGATATTTGAAAATATTGAGACGATCAAATCAAAGCGATTGCTTTTGATGAAGTTCACTTTTTTGATGAAGGAATTTTTGAAGTAGTGGAAAAACTAATTTCAAAAGGTGTAAGAGTTATTGTTTCAGGTCTTGATATGGATTTTGCTGGGAAAAGTTTTTTAATAACCTCTGAACTCTTAGCTCAAGCTGATTATGTTTCTAAATTAAAAGCAGTATGTATGAAGTGTTTTGAACAAGCATCACTTTCTTATCGTAAAGTCAAATCAAAAGAAAGACATCTTTTAGGCGATTCTGAATACGAAGCAAGATGTCGCCAATGTCATAAAGTAGAATAA
- the cdd gene encoding cytidine deaminase, with protein MDIKKLKELLKRAYAPYSNFQVAACAIDQDGNEYYGVNVENAAYPSGICAERSALFGSVAYGAKVGTFKEIHIISKKEGIISPCAGCRQVMTEFMIPEAKVYQYSNDTTQVRVNTVAELVPYSILESDIK; from the coding sequence ATGGATATTAAAAAATTAAAAGAATTATTGAAAAGAGCATACGCACCATATTCAAACTTTCAAGTTGCAGCTTGTGCAATTGACCAGGATGGAAATGAATATTATGGAGTTAATGTTGAAAATGCTGCGTATCCATCTGGAATTTGTGCAGAAAGAAGTGCATTATTTGGATCAGTTGCATATGGAGCAAAAGTTGGAACATTCAAGGAAATCCATATTATCAGTAAAAAAGAGGGAATTATTAGTCCGTGTGCTGGATGCAGGCAAGTAATGACTGAATTTATGATTCCTGAAGCTAAAGTGTATCAATATTCGAATGATACAACTCAAGTTAGAGTTAATACAGTTGCTGAATTGGTTCCTTATAGTATTTTAGAAAGCGATATTAAATAA
- the ybeY gene encoding rRNA maturation RNase YbeY: protein MNKIIHEISFDNRTRHDIDFDHEMKEIVKNFAKFFKINKQILLDVKVVSKRKIKLLNKEYRNKDYVTDILSFGHYDRSLYDQLPFVLLGELIICYDRMVEQAIEFNHSIKREFCYLFTHGLVHLAGYDHEVEEERIKMNKIVDKIFKPLKIGRE from the coding sequence ATGAATAAAATCATTCATGAAATTTCTTTCGATAATAGAACTAGACACGATATTGATTTTGATCACGAAATGAAAGAAATAGTTAAAAATTTTGCTAAATTCTTTAAAATTAACAAACAGATACTTTTAGACGTTAAAGTTGTGTCTAAAAGAAAAATTAAGCTCTTAAATAAAGAATACCGCAATAAAGATTATGTAACTGATATTCTCTCTTTCGGACATTATGATCGCTCTCTTTATGACCAATTACCCTTCGTTTTATTAGGAGAATTAATTATTTGCTATGATAGAATGGTTGAACAAGCAATTGAATTTAATCACTCAATTAAAAGAGAATTTTGCTATTTATTTACCCATGGTTTAGTTCATTTAGCTGGATATGATCACGAAGTAGAAGAAGAGAGAATTAAAATGAATAAAATTGTGGATAAAATTTTTAAACCATTAAAAATTGGTAGAGAGTAA
- the era gene encoding GTPase Era, with product MKICFVSIIGRPNVGKSTLINAIVGYDVAIVTNVAQTTRDQITGIYTDDEYQIIFTDTPGIHKPENKLGEILNKNAYNTTKDIDVLLFLAPADEKIGTGDKMILEKIAKVKHKIAVITKIDKIRKNPQLLAEKIKEVQEYNFEHILSTSKNDFKSINSLIDVIKPYAYEGQAQYDIDYITDKSMRFLAKEIIRESAINSLYEELPHSIAVEINEFEDLEDLIQIEAVIYVKKASQKGMVIGAKGTKIKQIGQSARYKMMHQFQSKVILNLKVKIADKWNNNEKELAKFGYK from the coding sequence ATGAAAATTTGTTTTGTTTCAATTATAGGGCGTCCAAATGTGGGTAAAAGTACATTAATTAATGCTATTGTCGGGTATGATGTGGCCATTGTAACTAATGTAGCTCAAACCACAAGAGATCAAATAACTGGTATTTATACTGATGATGAATATCAAATTATTTTTACCGATACACCCGGAATTCATAAACCTGAAAATAAACTAGGTGAAATTTTAAATAAAAATGCTTATAACACCACTAAAGATATTGATGTGCTCTTATTTTTAGCTCCAGCTGATGAAAAAATCGGGACTGGCGATAAAATGATTTTAGAAAAAATCGCTAAGGTTAAACACAAAATTGCTGTTATCACTAAAATTGATAAAATTAGAAAAAATCCACAATTATTAGCAGAAAAAATTAAAGAGGTTCAGGAATATAATTTTGAACATATTCTTTCTACATCAAAAAACGACTTCAAATCAATTAATTCTTTAATCGATGTAATTAAACCATATGCTTATGAAGGTCAAGCTCAATATGACATTGATTATATCACTGATAAAAGCATGCGATTTTTAGCGAAAGAAATTATTCGTGAATCTGCTATTAATTCTCTTTATGAAGAGCTTCCACATTCAATTGCAGTAGAAATAAATGAATTTGAAGATTTAGAAGATTTAATTCAAATTGAAGCTGTTATTTATGTTAAAAAAGCATCACAAAAGGGAATGGTAATTGGTGCTAAAGGAACAAAAATTAAGCAAATTGGTCAAAGTGCACGCTACAAAATGATGCATCAATTCCAAAGTAAAGTTATTTTAAATTTAAAAGTTAAAATTGCTGATAAGTGAAATAACAATGAAAAAGAATTAGCTAAATTTGGTTATAAATAA
- a CDS encoding MAG1140 family protein: MLLLLIVFAFMCYIALTYQINSYKKVYLRREYDDIFLNGIKSDEIVKQPELNVQIKNQISTYSFTYVLDENQIKIISPSLLLQMKENNILEIYCTYNSGKTTFLEYILKHILPK; the protein is encoded by the coding sequence ATGCTTTTATTATTGATTGTTTTTGCTTTTATGTGTTATATTGCTTTAACTTACCAAATTAATTCTTACAAAAAAGTTTATCTTCGTAGGGAATATGATGATATTTTTCTCAATGGTATTAAATCGGATGAAATAGTCAAACAACCAGAATTGAATGTTCAAATTAAAAATCAAATATCAACTTATTCCTTTACTTATGTTTTGGATGAGAATCAAATAAAAATAATTTCTCCATCTTTGCTTTTACAAATGAAAGAGAATAATATTCTTGAAATTTATTGCACCTATAATTCAGGAAAAACAACATTTTTAGAATATATTTTAAAGCACATTTTACCTAAATAA
- a CDS encoding bifunctional oligoribonuclease/PAP phosphatase NrnA, whose translation MQIGSLKQAVEQLLKYDSIVIFHHIQPDGDCLGSQHGLGELLRTNFPNKQIYCVGDENGLFPFLNIQMDPNPSDEILKKSLAVIVDANYKDRIHTRELLDKEIFAHVLRIDHHPNDDDLGDNVTRWVDSSYIAADEMIAEIAYETKWKISKQAARFLYLGMVTDSGRFLFSNTSARTLKLASYLYENGLDADFMHLNMYKTSIEEIKFNAWLTSTLKTRDGVAYLQNSYQDTIQRGRTPEKSVRPNLISNIDGFPIWAQFIEEKDGKVRVELRSNGPVVRNVALKWGGGGHLKASGCVLDSVNDIESVIDDCALEVQKYLQQESN comes from the coding sequence ATGCAAATCGGTTCATTAAAACAAGCAGTTGAACAATTATTAAAATATGATTCAATCGTGATCTTTCATCACATTCAACCTGATGGTGATTGCTTAGGTTCGCAACACGGACTCGGGGAATTACTTAGAACTAATTTTCCGAACAAACAAATTTATTGTGTTGGAGATGAAAATGGTTTATTTCCATTCTTAAATATCCAAATGGATCCAAACCCTAGTGATGAAATTTTAAAAAAATCACTAGCAGTTATTGTAGATGCTAATTATAAAGATCGCATTCATACTAGAGAATTACTTGATAAAGAAATTTTTGCTCACGTTTTAAGGATTGATCACCATCCAAATGACGATGATTTAGGTGACAATGTAACTAGATGAGTAGACAGTTCATATATTGCTGCTGACGAAATGATTGCCGAGATAGCTTATGAAACAAAATGAAAAATAAGCAAACAGGCAGCTCGTTTCTTGTATCTTGGGATGGTGACTGATTCAGGAAGATTTTTATTTAGTAATACTAGTGCAAGAACCTTAAAATTAGCTTCATATTTATATGAAAATGGTTTAGATGCAGATTTTATGCACTTAAATATGTATAAAACTTCGATTGAAGAAATTAAATTTAATGCTTGATTAACATCAACTCTAAAAACACGTGATGGAGTTGCGTATCTTCAAAATTCTTATCAAGACACTATTCAAAGAGGGAGAACACCTGAAAAATCAGTTCGTCCGAATTTAATTTCTAATATTGACGGATTTCCAATTTGAGCACAATTTATCGAAGAAAAAGATGGAAAAGTTAGAGTCGAATTAAGATCAAACGGCCCAGTTGTTAGAAATGTTGCACTCAAATGGGGTGGTGGAGGCCATCTAAAAGCCTCTGGTTGTGTTTTAGATTCAGTTAATGATATTGAATCAGTTATTGATGATTGTGCACTAGAAGTTCAAAAATACTTACAACAAGAAAGTAATTAG
- a CDS encoding bifunctional oligoribonuclease/PAP phosphatase NrnA, with amino-acid sequence MLIGNSKVAKEAIEKYDSIIIFHHIRPDGDCLGSQHGLAELIKTNYPEKKVYCVGDNVGVLDFMKYHFTDSSQIDFTNSLGVVVDASSGDRIENAELLYQNKTTAKLRIDHHPNDSDIQYDYLWVDEHYVAAAEMIAMLAYESNWKVSLKASEYIYLGINTDSGRFLYPDTSARTHTLVAFLMENGFHPQPILKELSKRTFKGIKFIGELLSGFKKYGRVLYFEATDQVLQKHEFSSLEASMYVNELANIEDNSCWALFIQLEDGKVRGRLRSNGPLVNKVAKEFNGGGHDNAAGITLDSWNQVQDVLDRLNQEIITYESETK; translated from the coding sequence ATGCTTATAGGAAATTCAAAAGTTGCCAAAGAAGCAATTGAAAAATATGATTCAATTATCATTTTTCATCATATACGACCAGATGGCGATTGTTTAGGATCGCAACACGGCTTAGCTGAGTTAATTAAAACTAATTACCCAGAAAAGAAAGTATATTGTGTGGGTGATAATGTTGGAGTCTTAGACTTTATGAAATATCACTTTACTGACTCATCTCAAATTGATTTTACTAATTCACTCGGAGTCGTTGTTGATGCTTCGTCAGGTGATCGAATCGAAAATGCTGAGTTGTTGTATCAAAATAAAACTACAGCAAAATTACGGATTGATCATCACCCAAATGATAGTGATATTCAATATGATTATCTTTGAGTTGACGAACATTATGTTGCAGCTGCTGAAATGATTGCAATGTTGGCATATGAATCAAATTGGAAGGTATCACTTAAAGCCAGTGAGTACATTTATTTAGGGATTAATACAGATTCAGGAAGATTTTTATATCCTGATACTAGTGCAAGAACACACACATTAGTAGCTTTTTTAATGGAAAATGGATTTCATCCACAACCGATTTTAAAAGAACTTTCAAAAAGAACTTTTAAAGGGATTAAATTTATTGGAGAATTACTTAGTGGCTTTAAGAAATACGGAAGAGTTCTTTATTTTGAAGCTACTGATCAAGTTTTACAAAAACATGAATTTAGTTCGCTTGAAGCTTCAATGTATGTTAATGAATTGGCTAATATTGAAGATAACTCTTGTTGAGCATTATTTATTCAATTAGAGGACGGAAAAGTACGTGGTCGTTTAAGATCAAACGGCCCACTTGTAAATAAAGTCGCTAAAGAATTCAATGGGGGCGGACATGATAATGCTGCCGGAATTACTTTAGATTCTTGAAATCAAGTTCAAGATGTTTTAGATAGATTAAATCAAGAAATTATTACATATGAAAGTGAGACAAAATAA